Proteins encoded together in one Coffea arabica cultivar ET-39 chromosome 2c, Coffea Arabica ET-39 HiFi, whole genome shotgun sequence window:
- the LOC113702355 gene encoding E3 ubiquitin-protein ligase KEG isoform X2, with the protein MRLPCCTVCQNRYNEDERCPLLLQCGHGFCKDCLSKMFSASLETTLSCPRCRHISTIGNSVTALKKNYAILALINDSSASVTAASNYFSEEEEEDEDDDDMDERGGKLFSFGTSNTNHSSYNHDDEVDDEVAAARRRRRGAHAATSCGSGRIEVGMHQGLKLLRRIEGNANRINGVSTSRRSAVVETWAAVMVGSNGKCRHKVAVKKLAVGEEMDIVWVQGKLDGLRKTSMWCRNVCAFHGATRMEDGSLGLVMDRCKGSVQTEMQRNEGRLTLEQILRYGADIARGVAELHAAGIVCMNIKSSNLLLDSNGHAVVSDYGLPAILKMPACRKARSEGESARVHSCMDCTMLSPNYTAPEAWEPVKKSLNPFWDDAIGISPESDAWSFGCTLVEMCTGSIPWAGLSAEEIYRAVVKARKQPPQYASVVGVGIPRELWKMIGECLQFRPSRRPTFSAMLATFLHHLQEIPRSPPASPENLLSTQICMVNLICSDLAKYPMANGMKSSNLIDLDLHQDNTNLLHRLVSEGDLNGVRELLARSASGQNGSLLCSLLEAQNSDGQTALHLACRRGSVELVEAILEYKEANVDVLDKDGDPPLVFALAAGSPECVHALIQKNANVKSVLREGLGPSVAHVCAYHGQPQCMRELLLAGANPNAVDDEGESVLHRAVAKKYTECAIVILENGGCKSMSFQNSKDLTPLHLCIMTWNVAIVKRWVELASREEIADAIDIPSRVGTALCMAAALKKEHEAAGRELVWILLAAGADPTAEDNQHGRTALHTAAMINDVQLVKVILDDGVDVNIRNMHNTIPLHVALARGAKSCVGLLLSAGANCNLQDDDGDNAFHIAADVAKMIRENLEWIIVMLRYPDAAVEARNHSGKTLCDYLEALPREWISEDLMEALMEKGVHLSPTIYQVGDWVKFKRSVTAPTYGWQGAKHKSVGFVQNVPDKDNLIVSFCSGEARVLANEVVKVIPLDRGQHVQLKQEVKEPRFGWRGHSRDTIGTVLCVDDDGILRVGFPGASRGWKADPAEMERVEEFKVGDWVRIRPSLTTAKHGLGSVTPGSVGVVYCIRPDNSLLLELSYLPTPWHCEPEEVEPVEPFRIGDRVCVKRSVAEPRYAWGGETHHSVGKISDIESDGLLIIEIPNRPIPWQADPSDMEKVEDFKVGDWVRVKASVSSPKYGWEDINRTSIGVIHSLEEDGDVGIAFCFRSKPFCCSVTDVEKVLPFEVGQDIHVMPSVTQPRLGWSNETPATVGKIARIDMDGTLNVKVTGRHDLWKVSPGDAERLSGFEVGDWVRSKPTLGVRPSYDWNSIGKDSLAVVHSVQETGYLELACCFRKGKWITHYSDVEKVQGFKVGQHVRFRVGLVEPRWGWRGAQIDSRGVITCVNADGEVRVVFFGLQGLWRGDPADLEIEQMFDVGEWVKLREQASSWKSIVPGSIGVVQGIGCEGNEWDGNVFVGFCGEQDQWVGHITDLERVGKLLVGQRIRVKNTVKQPRFGWSGHNHSSVGTITSIDADGKLRIYAPAGSKSWALDPSEVDLVEEDELRIGNWVRVKATVSSPTHHWGEVCHSSIGVVHRIEDGDLWVAFCFMERLWLCKVWEMEKVKPFKVGDKARIKEGLVTPRWGWGMETHASRGEVVGVDANGKLRIKFKWREGRPWIGDPADIILDDNSSDSGTTTS; encoded by the exons ATGCGGCTTCCTTGTTGTACAGTGTGTCAAAATCGATACAACGAGGATGAGCGGTGCCCTTTGTTACTGCAATGCGGCCATGGCTTCTGCAAGGACTGCCTCTCTAAAATGTTCTCTGCGTCCCTGGAAACCACCCTTTCTTGCCCCAGATGCCGCCACATCTCCACCATCGGCAACTCTGTCACTGCCTTGAAGAAGAACTATGCGATCCTTGCGTTGATCAACGACTCTTCGGCCTCTGTGACGGCCGCCAGCAACTATTTCagcgaggaggaggaggaggatgaggatgatgatgacaTGGATGAACGGGGTGGGAAACTCTTCTCTTTTGGCACCAGTAATACTAATCATAGTAGCTATAATCACGATGATGAGGTGGATGACGAAGTAGCGGCAGCAAGAAGGCGACGAAGGGGGGCCCACGCTGCCACCAGCTGCGGAAGTGGGCGGATTGAGGTGGGGATGCATCAAGGGCTGAAGTTACTGAGGAGGATTGAGGGGAATGCGAATAGGATTAATGGGGTTAGTACTAGTAGGAGGAGTGCGGTGGTGGAAACGTGGGCGGCGGTGATGGTTGGGAGCAATGGTAAATGCCGGCATAAAGTGGCAGTGAAGAAGCTGGCAGTGGGGGAGGAGATGGATATAGTTTGGGTTCAGGGGAAACTGGATGGGCTGAGAAAAACCTCAATGTGGTGCCGGAATGTGTGTGCGTTTCACGGTGCAACCAGGATGGAAGATGGGAGTTTGGGTTTAGTAATGGATAGGTGTAAAGGGTCGGTGCAGACTGAGATGCAGAGGAACGAAGGCCGCCTCACTCTTGAACAAATCCTTAG GTACGGGGCAGACATTGCTCGTGGTGTGGCTGAGCTGCATGCAGCTGGCATTGTTTGTATGAATATCAAATCATCCAATCTTCTTCTGGACTCAAATGGTCATGCTGTTGTTTCTGATTATGGGCTTCCAGCAATTCTTAAAATGCCTGCATGTAGGAAAGCTCGATCAGAGGGTGAGTCTGCAAGGGTGCATTCATGCATGGATTGCACAATGCTTAGCCCAAATTATACTGCTCCCGAGGCATGGGAGCCTGTAAAGAAATCACTTAATCCCTTTTGGGATGATGCAATTGGCATTTCTCCAGAATCAGATGCCTGGAGCTTTGGTTGTACATTGGTGGAAATGTGCACTGGTTCTATCCC GTGGGCTGGGTTAAGTGCAGAGGAAATATATAGAGCAGTTGTGAAGGCACGGAAGCAACCTCCTCAATATGCAAGTGTTGTAGGTGTTGGCATTCCAAGGGAATTATGGAAGATGATCGGTGAATGCTTACAGTTTCGGCCATCTAGAAGACCAACTTTTAGTGCAATGTTAGCAACATTTCTTCATCATTTGCAAGAGATACCTCGCAGTCCTCCTGCAAGCCCTGAAAA CTTATTGTCAACTCAGATCTGTATGGTCAATTTGATATGTAGTGACTTGGCAAAATATCCAATGGCAAATGGAATGAAATCGTCTAATTTAATTGACTTGGATCTTCACCAAGATAACACTAACCTTCTTCACCGGCTTGTCTCTGAAGGCGATCTAAATGGTGTCCG AGAGTTGCTTGCCAGGTCTGCATCAGGACAGAATGGTAGTTTGTTATGTTCTTTACTAGAAGCACAGAATTCTGATGGTCAGACTGCTCTTCACCTGGCTTGTAGACGGGGTAGTGTGGAACTTGTTGAGGCAATTTTGGAGTACAAAGAGGCTAATGTAGATGTTCTAGACAAAGATGGTGATCCTCCGCTGGTGTTTGCATTAGCTGCTGGATCGCCTGAATGTGTCCATGCTCTCATCCAGAAGAATGCTAATGTCAAATCTGTACTGAGGGAAGGCCTTGGACCATCAGTTGCCCATGTTTGTGCCTATCATGGCCAACCACAGTGTATGCGA GAGTTATTATTGGCTGGGGCTAATCCAAATGCGGTAGATGATGAGGGTGAATCTGTACTTCATAGAGCTGTTGCCAAGAAATATACGGAGTGTGCTATTGTGATATTGGAAAATGGAGGATGTAAATCAATGAGTTTTCAGAACTCAAAAGATTTGAC ACCACTGCATTTATGCATAATGACGTGGAATGTAGCAATTGTCAAAAGATGGGTGGAGCTTGCATCCAGGGAGGAGATTGCTGATGCCATTGATATTCCAAGCCGTGTTGGGACTGCTTTATGCATGGCTGCTGCCCTGAAAAAAGAACATGAAGCTG CAGGGAGAGAACTTGTATGGATACTGCTAGCTGCTGGAGCAGATCCAACAGCTGAAGACAACCAACATGGTAGAACAGCTCTGCATACTGCAGCTATGATTAATGATGTTCAGTTGGTCAAG GTAATTCTTGATGATGGAGTTGATGTAAACATCAGGAACATGCACAATACGATACCTCTCCATGTTGCATTGGCTAGAGGTGCAAAATCATGTGTTGGATTGCTTTTATCTGCTGGGGCAAATTGTAATCTGCAG GATGATGATGGTGACAATGCCTTCCATATAGCAGCTGATGTAGCAAAGATGATACGTGAAAATCTTGAGTGGATCATTGTAATGCTTAGGTATCCTGACGCTGCTGTCGAAGCCAGGAATCATAG TGGTAAGACATTATGCGACTACTTGGAGGCTCTTCCGAGAGAATGGATTTCTGAGGATTTGATGGAGGCACTGATGGAGAAAGGAGTACATTTGTCTCCCACAAT TTATCAAGTTGGAGATTGGGTAAAATTCAAGAGAAGCGTTACAGCTCCTACATATGGGTGGCAAGGAGCTAAACATAAAAGTGTTGGTTTTGTGCAAAATGTCCCAGATAAGGACAATCTCATTGTGTCATTTTGTTCTGGGGAAGCACGAGTACTAGCAAATGAAGTTGTTAAAGTGATTCCTCTGGATAGGGGACAGCACGTACAACTAAAGCAAGAGGTCAAAGAACCAAG GTTTGGTTGGCGGGGACATTCACGTGATACTATAGGTACTGTTCTTTGTGTAGATGATGATGGGATCCTCCGCGTTGGTTTTCCAGGAGCTTCCAGAGGATGGAAAGCTGACCCTGCAGAAATGGAGAGAGTTGAAGAATTTAAGGTTGGAGATTGGGTCCGTATCCGCCCATCTCTTACCACTGCTAAACATGGATTAGGATCTGTAACTCCTGGAAGCGTAGGTGTAGTATACTGTATCAGACCGGATAACAGTCTCTTATTGGAACTAAGCTATCTACCTACTCCATGGCACTGTGAACCGGAGGAAGTTGAACCGGTTGAACCATTTAGA ATTGGTGATCGGGTTTGTGTGAAGCGGTCTGTAGCTGAGCCAAGATATGCTTGGGGTGGAGAAACTCATCATAGCGTTGGAAAGATATCCGACATAGAAAGTGATGGCCTTTTAATAATAGAAATTCCCAACAGACCTATCCCATGGCAGGCTGATCCTTCAGACATGGAAAAGGTTGAAGATTTTAAG GTCGGAGATTGGGTTAGAGTAAAAGCTTCAGTGTCCTCCCCTAAATATGGATGGGAGGATATAAACAGGACCAGCATTGGTGTAATTCATAGTTTGGAAGAGGATGGTGATGTAGGAATTGCTTTTTGCTTCAGGAGCAAACCTTTTTGCTGTTCAGTGACAGATGTGGAGAAGGTTCTCCCTTTCGAAGTTGGACAAGATATCCATGTGATGCCATCAGTTACTCAGCCTCGGCTTGGGTGGTCAAATGAGACGCCAGCCACGGTTGGAAAAATTGCAAGAATTGACATGGATGGCACTTTAAAT GTTAAAGTCACTGGGAGACATGATTTGTGGAAAGTTTCTCCTGGAGATGCTGAACGGCTTTCAGGTTTTGAGGTAGGTGATTGGGTACGGTCAAAGCCAACATTGGGTGTAAGACCAAGCTATGACTGGAACAGTATTGGGAAAGATAGCTTAGCAGTTGTGCATAGTGTACAGGAGACGGGATATTTGGAACTAGCTTGCTGTTTCCGGAAAGGAAAGTGGATCACTCATTATTCAGATGTTGAAAAGGTACAAGGATTTAAAGTTGGACAGCATGTCAGATTTCGAGTTGGATTAGTTGAACCAAGATGGGGATGGAGAGGGGCTCAGATAGATTCTCGGGGTGTTATAACTTGTGTTAATGCAGATGGAGAAGTAAGGGTGGTATTCTTTGGTTTGCAGGGATTATGGAGAGGGGATCCAGCAGATCTTGAAATAGAGCAAATGTTTGATGTTGGAGAGTGGGTCAAATTGAGAGAACAAGCTAGTTCCTGGAAGTCTATCGTGCCAGGCAGCATTGGAGTGGTTCAAGGGATTGGATGTGAAGGAAATGAATGGGATGGAAATGTTTTTGTTGGATTTTGTGGAGAACAGGACCAGTGGGTAGGTCATATTACAGATCTGGAAAGAGTTGGCAAGCTTCTTGTTGGGCAGCGCATCAGGGTTAAGAACACAGTGAAGCAGCCAAGGTTTGGGTGGTCTGGACACAACCATTCTAGTGTTGGTACCATAACATCTATCGATGCAGATGGCAAGTTGAGAATTTACGCACCTGCTGGTTCCAAATCTTGGGCATTGGATCCTTCGGAAGTTGATCTTGTGGAGGAAGACGAATTGCGCATAGGGAACTGGGTTAGAGTCAAAGCAACAGTATCTAGCCCAACACATCATTGGGGAGAAGTTTGCCATTCAAGCATTGGGGTGGTGCACCGAATAGAAGATGGAGATCTGTGGGTGGCATTCTGCTTCATGGAAAGGCTGTGGCTTTGCAAGGTGTGGGAAATGGAAAAGGTGAAACCATTTAAAGTGGGTGACAAGGCGAGGATCAAAGAAGGGCTGGTGACTCCTCGATGGGGATGGGGGATGGAAACGCATGCAAGTAGAGGTGAGGTAGTTGGGGTGGATGCAAATGGAAAATTGAGGATTAAGTTTAAGTGGAGAGAAGGAAGGCCATGGATTGGAGACCCTGCAGATATTATCCTAGATGACAATTCATCTGATAGTGGTACAACTACCTCATGA
- the LOC113702355 gene encoding E3 ubiquitin-protein ligase KEG isoform X1 gives MRLPCCTVCQNRYNEDERCPLLLQCGHGFCKDCLSKMFSASLETTLSCPRCRHISTIGNSVTALKKNYAILALINDSSASVTAASNYFSEEEEEDEDDDDMDERGGKLFSFGTSNTNHSSYNHDDEVDDEVAAARRRRRGAHAATSCGSGRIEVGMHQGLKLLRRIEGNANRINGVSTSRRSAVVETWAAVMVGSNGKCRHKVAVKKLAVGEEMDIVWVQGKLDGLRKTSMWCRNVCAFHGATRMEDGSLGLVMDRCKGSVQTEMQRNEGRLTLEQILRYGADIARGVAELHAAGIVCMNIKSSNLLLDSNGHAVVSDYGLPAILKMPACRKARSEGESARVHSCMDCTMLSPNYTAPEAWEPVKKSLNPFWDDAIGISPESDAWSFGCTLVEMCTGSIPWAGLSAEEIYRAVVKARKQPPQYASVVGVGIPRELWKMIGECLQFRPSRRPTFSAMLATFLHHLQEIPRSPPASPENLLSTQICMVNLICSDLAKYPMANGMKSSNLIDLDLHQDNTNLLHRLVSEGDLNGVRELLARSASGQNGSLLCSLLEAQNSDGQTALHLACRRGSVELVEAILEYKEANVDVLDKDGDPPLVFALAAGSPECVHALIQKNANVKSVLREGLGPSVAHVCAYHGQPQCMRELLLAGANPNAVDDEGESVLHRAVAKKYTECAIVILENGGCKSMSFQNSKDLTPLHLCIMTWNVAIVKRWVELASREEIADAIDIPSRVGTALCMAAALKKEHEAAAGRELVWILLAAGADPTAEDNQHGRTALHTAAMINDVQLVKVILDDGVDVNIRNMHNTIPLHVALARGAKSCVGLLLSAGANCNLQDDDGDNAFHIAADVAKMIRENLEWIIVMLRYPDAAVEARNHSGKTLCDYLEALPREWISEDLMEALMEKGVHLSPTIYQVGDWVKFKRSVTAPTYGWQGAKHKSVGFVQNVPDKDNLIVSFCSGEARVLANEVVKVIPLDRGQHVQLKQEVKEPRFGWRGHSRDTIGTVLCVDDDGILRVGFPGASRGWKADPAEMERVEEFKVGDWVRIRPSLTTAKHGLGSVTPGSVGVVYCIRPDNSLLLELSYLPTPWHCEPEEVEPVEPFRIGDRVCVKRSVAEPRYAWGGETHHSVGKISDIESDGLLIIEIPNRPIPWQADPSDMEKVEDFKVGDWVRVKASVSSPKYGWEDINRTSIGVIHSLEEDGDVGIAFCFRSKPFCCSVTDVEKVLPFEVGQDIHVMPSVTQPRLGWSNETPATVGKIARIDMDGTLNVKVTGRHDLWKVSPGDAERLSGFEVGDWVRSKPTLGVRPSYDWNSIGKDSLAVVHSVQETGYLELACCFRKGKWITHYSDVEKVQGFKVGQHVRFRVGLVEPRWGWRGAQIDSRGVITCVNADGEVRVVFFGLQGLWRGDPADLEIEQMFDVGEWVKLREQASSWKSIVPGSIGVVQGIGCEGNEWDGNVFVGFCGEQDQWVGHITDLERVGKLLVGQRIRVKNTVKQPRFGWSGHNHSSVGTITSIDADGKLRIYAPAGSKSWALDPSEVDLVEEDELRIGNWVRVKATVSSPTHHWGEVCHSSIGVVHRIEDGDLWVAFCFMERLWLCKVWEMEKVKPFKVGDKARIKEGLVTPRWGWGMETHASRGEVVGVDANGKLRIKFKWREGRPWIGDPADIILDDNSSDSGTTTS, from the exons ATGCGGCTTCCTTGTTGTACAGTGTGTCAAAATCGATACAACGAGGATGAGCGGTGCCCTTTGTTACTGCAATGCGGCCATGGCTTCTGCAAGGACTGCCTCTCTAAAATGTTCTCTGCGTCCCTGGAAACCACCCTTTCTTGCCCCAGATGCCGCCACATCTCCACCATCGGCAACTCTGTCACTGCCTTGAAGAAGAACTATGCGATCCTTGCGTTGATCAACGACTCTTCGGCCTCTGTGACGGCCGCCAGCAACTATTTCagcgaggaggaggaggaggatgaggatgatgatgacaTGGATGAACGGGGTGGGAAACTCTTCTCTTTTGGCACCAGTAATACTAATCATAGTAGCTATAATCACGATGATGAGGTGGATGACGAAGTAGCGGCAGCAAGAAGGCGACGAAGGGGGGCCCACGCTGCCACCAGCTGCGGAAGTGGGCGGATTGAGGTGGGGATGCATCAAGGGCTGAAGTTACTGAGGAGGATTGAGGGGAATGCGAATAGGATTAATGGGGTTAGTACTAGTAGGAGGAGTGCGGTGGTGGAAACGTGGGCGGCGGTGATGGTTGGGAGCAATGGTAAATGCCGGCATAAAGTGGCAGTGAAGAAGCTGGCAGTGGGGGAGGAGATGGATATAGTTTGGGTTCAGGGGAAACTGGATGGGCTGAGAAAAACCTCAATGTGGTGCCGGAATGTGTGTGCGTTTCACGGTGCAACCAGGATGGAAGATGGGAGTTTGGGTTTAGTAATGGATAGGTGTAAAGGGTCGGTGCAGACTGAGATGCAGAGGAACGAAGGCCGCCTCACTCTTGAACAAATCCTTAG GTACGGGGCAGACATTGCTCGTGGTGTGGCTGAGCTGCATGCAGCTGGCATTGTTTGTATGAATATCAAATCATCCAATCTTCTTCTGGACTCAAATGGTCATGCTGTTGTTTCTGATTATGGGCTTCCAGCAATTCTTAAAATGCCTGCATGTAGGAAAGCTCGATCAGAGGGTGAGTCTGCAAGGGTGCATTCATGCATGGATTGCACAATGCTTAGCCCAAATTATACTGCTCCCGAGGCATGGGAGCCTGTAAAGAAATCACTTAATCCCTTTTGGGATGATGCAATTGGCATTTCTCCAGAATCAGATGCCTGGAGCTTTGGTTGTACATTGGTGGAAATGTGCACTGGTTCTATCCC GTGGGCTGGGTTAAGTGCAGAGGAAATATATAGAGCAGTTGTGAAGGCACGGAAGCAACCTCCTCAATATGCAAGTGTTGTAGGTGTTGGCATTCCAAGGGAATTATGGAAGATGATCGGTGAATGCTTACAGTTTCGGCCATCTAGAAGACCAACTTTTAGTGCAATGTTAGCAACATTTCTTCATCATTTGCAAGAGATACCTCGCAGTCCTCCTGCAAGCCCTGAAAA CTTATTGTCAACTCAGATCTGTATGGTCAATTTGATATGTAGTGACTTGGCAAAATATCCAATGGCAAATGGAATGAAATCGTCTAATTTAATTGACTTGGATCTTCACCAAGATAACACTAACCTTCTTCACCGGCTTGTCTCTGAAGGCGATCTAAATGGTGTCCG AGAGTTGCTTGCCAGGTCTGCATCAGGACAGAATGGTAGTTTGTTATGTTCTTTACTAGAAGCACAGAATTCTGATGGTCAGACTGCTCTTCACCTGGCTTGTAGACGGGGTAGTGTGGAACTTGTTGAGGCAATTTTGGAGTACAAAGAGGCTAATGTAGATGTTCTAGACAAAGATGGTGATCCTCCGCTGGTGTTTGCATTAGCTGCTGGATCGCCTGAATGTGTCCATGCTCTCATCCAGAAGAATGCTAATGTCAAATCTGTACTGAGGGAAGGCCTTGGACCATCAGTTGCCCATGTTTGTGCCTATCATGGCCAACCACAGTGTATGCGA GAGTTATTATTGGCTGGGGCTAATCCAAATGCGGTAGATGATGAGGGTGAATCTGTACTTCATAGAGCTGTTGCCAAGAAATATACGGAGTGTGCTATTGTGATATTGGAAAATGGAGGATGTAAATCAATGAGTTTTCAGAACTCAAAAGATTTGAC ACCACTGCATTTATGCATAATGACGTGGAATGTAGCAATTGTCAAAAGATGGGTGGAGCTTGCATCCAGGGAGGAGATTGCTGATGCCATTGATATTCCAAGCCGTGTTGGGACTGCTTTATGCATGGCTGCTGCCCTGAAAAAAGAACATGAAGCTG CAGCAGGGAGAGAACTTGTATGGATACTGCTAGCTGCTGGAGCAGATCCAACAGCTGAAGACAACCAACATGGTAGAACAGCTCTGCATACTGCAGCTATGATTAATGATGTTCAGTTGGTCAAG GTAATTCTTGATGATGGAGTTGATGTAAACATCAGGAACATGCACAATACGATACCTCTCCATGTTGCATTGGCTAGAGGTGCAAAATCATGTGTTGGATTGCTTTTATCTGCTGGGGCAAATTGTAATCTGCAG GATGATGATGGTGACAATGCCTTCCATATAGCAGCTGATGTAGCAAAGATGATACGTGAAAATCTTGAGTGGATCATTGTAATGCTTAGGTATCCTGACGCTGCTGTCGAAGCCAGGAATCATAG TGGTAAGACATTATGCGACTACTTGGAGGCTCTTCCGAGAGAATGGATTTCTGAGGATTTGATGGAGGCACTGATGGAGAAAGGAGTACATTTGTCTCCCACAAT TTATCAAGTTGGAGATTGGGTAAAATTCAAGAGAAGCGTTACAGCTCCTACATATGGGTGGCAAGGAGCTAAACATAAAAGTGTTGGTTTTGTGCAAAATGTCCCAGATAAGGACAATCTCATTGTGTCATTTTGTTCTGGGGAAGCACGAGTACTAGCAAATGAAGTTGTTAAAGTGATTCCTCTGGATAGGGGACAGCACGTACAACTAAAGCAAGAGGTCAAAGAACCAAG GTTTGGTTGGCGGGGACATTCACGTGATACTATAGGTACTGTTCTTTGTGTAGATGATGATGGGATCCTCCGCGTTGGTTTTCCAGGAGCTTCCAGAGGATGGAAAGCTGACCCTGCAGAAATGGAGAGAGTTGAAGAATTTAAGGTTGGAGATTGGGTCCGTATCCGCCCATCTCTTACCACTGCTAAACATGGATTAGGATCTGTAACTCCTGGAAGCGTAGGTGTAGTATACTGTATCAGACCGGATAACAGTCTCTTATTGGAACTAAGCTATCTACCTACTCCATGGCACTGTGAACCGGAGGAAGTTGAACCGGTTGAACCATTTAGA ATTGGTGATCGGGTTTGTGTGAAGCGGTCTGTAGCTGAGCCAAGATATGCTTGGGGTGGAGAAACTCATCATAGCGTTGGAAAGATATCCGACATAGAAAGTGATGGCCTTTTAATAATAGAAATTCCCAACAGACCTATCCCATGGCAGGCTGATCCTTCAGACATGGAAAAGGTTGAAGATTTTAAG GTCGGAGATTGGGTTAGAGTAAAAGCTTCAGTGTCCTCCCCTAAATATGGATGGGAGGATATAAACAGGACCAGCATTGGTGTAATTCATAGTTTGGAAGAGGATGGTGATGTAGGAATTGCTTTTTGCTTCAGGAGCAAACCTTTTTGCTGTTCAGTGACAGATGTGGAGAAGGTTCTCCCTTTCGAAGTTGGACAAGATATCCATGTGATGCCATCAGTTACTCAGCCTCGGCTTGGGTGGTCAAATGAGACGCCAGCCACGGTTGGAAAAATTGCAAGAATTGACATGGATGGCACTTTAAAT GTTAAAGTCACTGGGAGACATGATTTGTGGAAAGTTTCTCCTGGAGATGCTGAACGGCTTTCAGGTTTTGAGGTAGGTGATTGGGTACGGTCAAAGCCAACATTGGGTGTAAGACCAAGCTATGACTGGAACAGTATTGGGAAAGATAGCTTAGCAGTTGTGCATAGTGTACAGGAGACGGGATATTTGGAACTAGCTTGCTGTTTCCGGAAAGGAAAGTGGATCACTCATTATTCAGATGTTGAAAAGGTACAAGGATTTAAAGTTGGACAGCATGTCAGATTTCGAGTTGGATTAGTTGAACCAAGATGGGGATGGAGAGGGGCTCAGATAGATTCTCGGGGTGTTATAACTTGTGTTAATGCAGATGGAGAAGTAAGGGTGGTATTCTTTGGTTTGCAGGGATTATGGAGAGGGGATCCAGCAGATCTTGAAATAGAGCAAATGTTTGATGTTGGAGAGTGGGTCAAATTGAGAGAACAAGCTAGTTCCTGGAAGTCTATCGTGCCAGGCAGCATTGGAGTGGTTCAAGGGATTGGATGTGAAGGAAATGAATGGGATGGAAATGTTTTTGTTGGATTTTGTGGAGAACAGGACCAGTGGGTAGGTCATATTACAGATCTGGAAAGAGTTGGCAAGCTTCTTGTTGGGCAGCGCATCAGGGTTAAGAACACAGTGAAGCAGCCAAGGTTTGGGTGGTCTGGACACAACCATTCTAGTGTTGGTACCATAACATCTATCGATGCAGATGGCAAGTTGAGAATTTACGCACCTGCTGGTTCCAAATCTTGGGCATTGGATCCTTCGGAAGTTGATCTTGTGGAGGAAGACGAATTGCGCATAGGGAACTGGGTTAGAGTCAAAGCAACAGTATCTAGCCCAACACATCATTGGGGAGAAGTTTGCCATTCAAGCATTGGGGTGGTGCACCGAATAGAAGATGGAGATCTGTGGGTGGCATTCTGCTTCATGGAAAGGCTGTGGCTTTGCAAGGTGTGGGAAATGGAAAAGGTGAAACCATTTAAAGTGGGTGACAAGGCGAGGATCAAAGAAGGGCTGGTGACTCCTCGATGGGGATGGGGGATGGAAACGCATGCAAGTAGAGGTGAGGTAGTTGGGGTGGATGCAAATGGAAAATTGAGGATTAAGTTTAAGTGGAGAGAAGGAAGGCCATGGATTGGAGACCCTGCAGATATTATCCTAGATGACAATTCATCTGATAGTGGTACAACTACCTCATGA